In the Podospora pseudocomata strain CBS 415.72m chromosome 5, whole genome shotgun sequence genome, one interval contains:
- a CDS encoding hypothetical protein (COG:G; EggNog:ENOG503NWMK), with the protein MTLWRFITTTAVAILLSTFHALTSPSPLPNLHSATTTSTCKRNHHFQPRQSQGQHDSRQARHPKCNSQYLSSILHTLNTPATVENVTPVPANGSYGEGASDPAYPVNPTNLPPLCAVTFQIDYSTMASYRFGLFLPDKLPSTKRLLVVGNGGFSGGINWLDMAAGPHHGMAALSTDTGHNSTALETSWAHGHAEKKELWGWRAMHGSVVLGKQIFQRYYQQLDHDKLWTYYSGCSTGGRQGLRELQEFPDSFDGALIGAPAWWTARLNPFLMQVGLYNVPADDSNPYHIPLNKFSLLLEEVIRQCDNVDGVQDGIVSSPDKCGFDLGTLVCSEFGTNISKCLTAEQAETARKVYEGWLSEDGELLYPGLTLSSENQWSILLGGTVPSPYGLGYVRDFLFDNDDKELDWTGTSKLGKDTIDKAQRLDPGHSSAIQYDISNFKDRGGKVILYHGLADGLVPEKGSWWYYNKTIDTFGADLDAVREFIRYFQIPGMGHCFSTPDCKPNAPWNIGGAFQAGLMGSDTWSVPGFEDVDHDALLALMAWTEEGKAVDKLVATTWHRPTDSNTGVFIQRPICPWPEKAVYDGVGDVNEAGSWECAMEKVSCCRNGKGGWRAKKGWLPSG; encoded by the exons ATGACCCTGTGGCGCttcatcacaacaacagcagtcgcgatcctcctcagcacctTCCACGCCCTTACAtcaccttcccctctcccgaATCTCcactccgccaccaccacatcgaCATGCAAACGCAATCACCATTTTCAACCTCGACAGTCCCAAGGACAACACGATAGCCGGCAGGCGAGACATCCAAAATGCAATTCTCAATATCTTTCCTCTATCTTGCATACCCTCAATACGCCTGCGACCGTCGAGAACGTGACCCCTGTCCCTGCGAACGGCTCCTACGGTGAAGGAGCCTCCGACCCTGCATACCCAGTGAACCCCACCAATCTCCCTCCGCTATGCGCCGTCACCTTCCAAATCGACTACTCCACCATGGCGAGCTACCGTTTTGGACTGTTCTTGCCTGATAAGCTCCCTTCGACAAAGAGGTTGCTCGTGGTGGGAAATGGGGGCTTCTCCGGTGGTATCAACTGGCTTGACAT GGCAGCAGGTCCCCACCACGGCATGGCCGCCCTCTCGACCGACACCGGTCACAATTCGACTGCCCTCGAGACCTCCTGGGCACATGGCCacgccgagaagaaggaactCTGGGGCTGGAGAGCCATGCATGGTTCCGTTGTTTTGGGGAAACAGATCTTTCAAAGATATTACCAACAACTTGACCATGACAAACTCTGGACATATTACAGCGGTTGTTCGACCGGTGGCCGCCAGGGATTGCGAGAGCTACAGGAATTCCCCGACAGCTTCGACGGCGCACTGATTGGGGCCCCTGCCTGGTGGACAGCGCGGCTGAACCCGTTCTTGATGCAGGTAGGCTTGTACAATGTGCCTGCCGACGACTCGAACCCGTACCATATTCCATTGAACAAGTTCTCCTTGCTACTCGAAGAGGTCATCAGACAGTGTGACAATGTGGATGGAGTACAGGATGGCATTGTCAGCAGTCCTGACAAGTGCGGGTTTGATCTTGGAACCTTGGTTTGCTCAGAGTTTGGGACAAACATCAGTAAATGCCTGACTGCAGAGCAGGCAGAGACAGCTAGGAAGGTCTATGAAGGGTGGCTCTccgaggatggggagttgCTGTACCCTGGTTTGACACTCAGCTCTGAGAATCAGTGGTCGATCTTGTTGGGTGGGACGGTACCGAGCCCGTATGGCCTGGGGTATGTTAGAGACTTTCTGTTTGATAATGACGACAAGGAGTTGGATTGGACTGGTACCTCAAAGCTTGGGAAGGATACTATCGACAAGGCACAAAGACTGGATCCTGGTCATTCTTCAGCTATCCAGTACGACATCTCCAACTTCAAGGACCGAGGTGGCAAGGTGATCTTGTATCATGGTTTGGCAGATGGCCTGGTACCGGAGAAGGGGTCCTGGTGGTACTATAACAAGACCATTGACACATTTGGGGCCGACTTGGATGCGGTACGTGAGTTCATTCGGTATTTCCAAATTCCTGGCATGGGACACTGTTTTTCAACACCGGATTGCAAGCCGAATGCACCATGGAATATTGGAGGCGCTTTTCAGGCAGGACTTATGGGGAGCGATACTTGGTCCGTACCGGGgtttgaggatgtcgacCATGATGCTTTGTTGGCACTGATGGCGTGGAccgaggaggggaaggcggTCGACAAGCTTGTTGCCACGACTTGGCATCGGCCAACTGACTCAAACACGGGCGTGTTCATTCAACGACCCATATGCCCTTGGCCAGAGAAGGCTGTTTAcgacggggttggtgatgtgaatGAGGCTGGGAGTTGGGAGTGTGCTATGGAAAAGGTGAGCTGCTGTCGGAATGGCAAAGGCGGGTGGAGAGCTAAAAAGGGGTGGCTGCCAAGCGGCTAG